The Porphyromonas sp. oral taxon 275 DNA window TCGACAGCCTTGAGGATAGACTCGATAGCGTCCTCCGTGCCATTGAGGGCAGGGGCGAAGCCACCTTCGTCACCTACGGCCGTGCTCAGACCGCGGTCATGCAGTACCTTCTTGAGGGCGTGGAAGACCTCAGCACCCATGCGGAGACCTTCGCGGAAGCAGCATGCACCGACAGGGCGGATCATGAATTCCTGGAAGGCGATAGGAGCATCCGAGTGCGAGCCCCCGTTGATGATGTTCATCATGGGCACAGGCAGTACGTAGGTGTTGGTACCGCCGATGTAGCGATAGAGGGGGATGTCGAGGTACTGGGCAGCAGCCTTAGCCACGGCGAGCGAGACGCCGAGGATAGCGTTAGCGCCGAGCTTGCTCTTGGTCTTGGTGCCGTCAAGGGCGATCATCTTGAGGTCGATCTCACGCTGGTTGAGGGCGCTCATACCATAGAGCTCAGGGGCGATGACGTTGTTGATGTTCTCAACAGCCTTGAGGACGCCCTTACCGAGGTAGCGGTCCTTGTCTCCGTCACGGAGCTCCAGAGCTTCGTTTTCCCCTGTGGAGGCACCACTAGGTACAGCAGCGCGGCCGATGATGCCGCTAGCCAGATGTACGTCTACCTCTACGGTAGGATTCCCACGCGAGTCGAGGATCTCGCGGCCGACGATCTTAATAATTTCCATATCTAAACTAGAATTAGTAAATCTGATACTAAGGCAAAGATACAAATCTTAGCGCAAACTAGAACTAATTATTTAATCGCTCTGCTCAGCCCCCGCTTGGAGCCTCGTCCTAAGGCCTTGCGAAGCATCCCTTTTCCTTTGCTTTAGCGCCCTTCCCAGTGAGCTGCGGGGCTGCTTCGAGCCCCTTCCGTTGGGTTGCTGCTGGGCCCCTTAGCGCCCTCCTCCTCCCCCAGAGCGCAGGCTGACGGATATCCCTCAGCGCTCTGACTGCTATCCTTCAGGCTCGTGAGGGACGTCCCTCAGCCTCGTGACTGATATCCCTCAGCGAAGCCCTCCCTTAGCCCTCAGCACAGCGCGTAGCCGCCCCGCCTACCGCGCCTTACTCCTGGGGCTTCGTCGCGTGCCACCCCTTCCCTCCAGTTGGCCTCCTTTCTCGTGAGGCTGGAGCAGCGCAGAGCCCCTTTGCCCAAGGCATAGAGCGTATGCACTAGATGACTTATCTTTGTGAAGGCGCTCGGGACACCGGCGCCCGAACACCTATACTAAGCACATCTCATCAAGATGCCGAAAATCAATGCGAAGCAGGTCCTCACAGACGCTGCGCTGATCCTCTTCGGATCCTTCTTCCTCGCCGTAGGCTACAGCCTGTTCTTGACGCCAGCGCATATCAGTCCTGGTGGTGTGTATGGTCTGGCTATGGTGCTGCGCGAGCTCGCCAAGACGCTCTTCGGCCTAGATCTCGGTGTCGGGACGATCGCCCTCTTCTTCAACATTCCTCTCTTCCTGCTCGCGATGCACGGCCTGGGTAAGTGGTCGGCGGTCAAGACCGTCGTCACCTTCCTTCTCGTCGCCCTCTTCTCTGACCTCATCGAGCTGTGGGCGGCGGGCAAGCCTCTGGTTGAGGAGCCCATCCTCTGCAGCTTCTACGGCGGCGCCATCCTCGGGATCAGCGTCTGGATGATCTTCCAGGCACAGAGTACCTGTGCGGGCACGGACACGTTGGCGCGCGTACTCTCACGCATGTTCAATACGAAGGTGGGGACGCTCATCATGATTATTGACTCGCTGATCGTCCTGCTCGGGCTGTGGGTCTTCGAGGACTGGAAGGTGCCCCTCTACTCCTGGATCGCTATCTTCATCTACAGTAAGGTCGTCGAGGCACTGCAGCCGCAGAATCCCCACAAGTCAGTCTTCATCATCTCTGACCGTATGGAGGAGCTCCGTGAGCAGCTCGTCGGACGTATGGGCGTACGTGGGACCTTCCTCCACGGCAAGGGGATGTACACGGGGCAGGAGCGTGAGGTGCTCTTCATCATCATCCAGCGCAAGAACTTCCAGCCACTCAAGAACCTCGTCCTCGAGCTCGACCCCAAGGCCTTCATCACCACGGCCGACGCCTCCAACGATACCCTTCCCATCCTCATCTGATCTCTATCGCTATGCTTCACCGCTGTCTACTCGGCCTCGCGGCCCTGCTCCTCTCTGCTGCCTCGCTCCTAGCGCAGGCGCGCCCTCAGGTACTTGTCGAGACCTCCAAGGGGCCCTTCATCCTCGAGCTCTTCAATGAGACGCCCATCCATCGGGATAACTTCCTCCGCCTCGTCGACAGCCGTGCCTACGAGGGTGTGCAGTTCCACCGAGTGATCAAAGACTTCATGATCCAGACGGGGCACCTCGGTACGAAGGGGCTCAATCGTGATGCTCCGCTGCCTCAGGACTCTACTGAGGGCACGATCGCAGGCGAATTCCATCCCGAGCTTTTCGTCCACGTCCGTGGGGCCCTCGCAGCTGCCCGTCAGCCCGACGATATCAATCCCGAGATGCGCAGCTCGGCCTGCCAGTTCTACATCGTCACGGGCAAGTACTACACGGACTTCGACCTCAAGGAGCAGGAAGCGGGGCGGAGCTGGAAGTACAGCGAGGAGCAGAAGAAGCAGTATATGTTTGAGGGCGGAGCTGCCCACCTCGATGGCACCTACACGGTCTTCGGTCGTCTGCTGGACGGCTGGGGGACGGTAGACAAGATCCAGCGCCTCGAGACGGACAACGAGGACCGCCCGCTGAAGAACGTCATCATCAAGCGCATGAGTCGCTATACGCCTAAGGCGAAGTAGGCAAGCAGACAAAAGGCGCGGGGGCTGCCAGATCCGATCGAGATCCAGCAGCCCCCGCGCCTTTGATGTCTATCGGCACAAACTAGAGGAGCGGTGCGAAGAGACGCATGAAGGACTCGGCGAAGCGCACCCGCCAGCCGCGCTGTGCCCAGCTCTCTGCCTCTAGGCGGAGGCAGGAGCGCTTGTCCTCCTCGAAGATCTGCCTCAGGCGTCGTGTCATACCCTCGTCGTAGAGGATGCCCGCGATCTCGAAGTTGTGCTCCAGACTACGGAAGTCCATATTGGCCGAGCCGATCGAGGCGATGCGCTCGTCGATGAGGAGCAGTTTGGAGTGGAGGAAGCCCGCTTGGTAGCGGTAGACTTCGACCCCAGCCTCGAGGAGCTGCGCGAGGTAGGAGTTGGCCGCGTAGGTCGTCAGTCGAGAGTCCGTACGGTCGGGGATCATCAGCTCGACCTTGACCCCTGCCAGCGCTGCCGTGATGAGCGCGTTGTTGAGATTCTCCGTCGGGAGGAAGTAGGGGGTCTCGATGGCGATGGAGCGATTGGCGCGGCTGATAAGGTAGATGATGGCCTGCTCGAGGACGTGCCAGTGGGTGAAGGGGCCGCCCTGGACGAACTGGATGGAGGGCGAATAGGCATTAGCTAGGGCGTTGGGGTCGAAGTAGCGATCCATGTTCACCACCTTGCGCGAGACAGTGTACCAGTCACTGAGGAAGGAGCTCTGCAGTCCTGCCACCGCTACCCCCGTGATGCGGAAGTGCGTATCACGCCAGCGCCCGAGCTGGTTCCCCGTGAGGTAGCGCTGGGCAAAGTTCATCCCCCCGACATAGCCGATGGAGCCGTCGATGACGACGATCTTGCGGTGATTGCGGTAGTTCACCGTCGTGGAGAGTAGAGGGAAGGCTACGCGCATGAAGGCATAGACCTGTATCCCCGCCTCGCGCATACGGCGCCAGTAGCTGCTGGGGACATCGTAGGAGCCGAGGTGGTCGTAGATGATGCGTATCGTGACGCCCTCCTCGGCCTTGCGGACGAGGAGCTCCGTCAGGCGGTCGAGCACCGTGTCCGCACCGAAGATATAGGCCTGTAGATGGATGTACTCCTCGGCTCGCTCGAGGTCGACGAAGAGCGCCTCATACATATCATAGCCCCAGGTGTAGACCTCCATGGACTCGAGCTGGAGCAGCGGGCTGTTGGAGTTGCGCTGTAGCAGCTGTATGATCTGCTGGTGCTCCTCGGTGACCTGGCGACGCTTGAGCAGGTGCTCGGGGAGGGCTAGGCGCTGAGGGCGCCGCATCAGACGCCGATAGAAGCGCCTGCTGATGCTATGCAGTCGCCGCTGGTCCTGCCCGAAGACGATATAGGCCATGAGGCCGAAGACCGGGATCAGCCCCACGATGAAGATCCAGGCGGAGGCCTTCAGTGGGTTGCGGTTCTCGCTCAGGACAGTCGCGATCACCCCGAGGATGGTGAGTATGTAGGCAATCACTAGCCAGGCGGAGAGCTCCATAGTCCGATACTAATTAGCAATGAGGAGGCGGTAGCGATCCAGCGGGTGCACACGATAGCGCAGTAGGGGGCTACGGGCTGGGCCTGCAATGGGGGCGCCGAGGCCGCTTAGCAGCTCGTAGCTGCTATGGCAGGAGGGGCAATCGAGCTGCCTGTCTCGCAGCTCGAGGCGTACCAGCTGCCCCAGCTCGTGGGGGCAGGCCAGGTCGTAGGCGAAGTAGTCCGCTTGGCCCGTGAGGCCGTGGACGACCGCAAGCCCGCGGAGGCCTATGCGGGCGCTAGCCGTCGGGGGCTCGGTGACTGTGGCGATACCTCCTGGGGAGAGGAGCGGGCGGTAGCGGCTATCCTGCAGCTCGAGGCGACAAGCGACGGAGCCTGCAGGAGACACCGGTCTATCGGTCTCACTGCAGGCTCCGAGGAGGAGGGCTAGACCGAGGAGGAGGTATCCAGCTCGGAGGGGCTCCATGGCGTCTAGTAGTTGTAGGGGATCATCGCCAGCATATCAGCGAGCTTGTCTACGCCTTCCTGTAGCTTGCCACCGATCATCTTCTTGAGGAAGAAGTTGAGGTCGGCGCGTAGCGTGAGGCGGAGGCGTGTGTCTCCTGGGGCTGGCTCGAGGAGCTGTATCCAGATCGTGAGATCGATCGGGGACTGGTCGGTGGCGAGCTTGATCGTCTCCTCGGGGCTGCGCTCCACGATACGCAGGACGAGGCGTCCCGCAGCGGGGATGACGAAGGCACAGCTGTCGTTGTCTATAGCCTCGATGCTGATCTTCTCGCGTGCCTCCTCGGGCAGTCGATCCTGAATGGAGGCGAGGCCCCCGAGGTTGGAGAGGCGATCGTATACACGGCTGCGCGAGGCAGCGATAGTCTTGATATTACTTACGTAGTCACTCATTGTGGATTCCTATTGATTAGCTACTGACGGCGGGGCTAGGGGCGTCCCGTCCACTGGTCGGGGGCCTTACGCCATTCCTTGAGCAGGGCCTCATCCTCAGGGCTGATGTAGCCTGTGGCCAGTGCCTGAGCGATGACGGCGTCGTAGTGGCTGAGGGTGACCAAGCGAAGGCCTGCTGCGGCAAAGGCCTCCTCTGCCTGTGGGAAGCCGTGGGTGTAGACGGCTACCATCCCGAGGACTTCGCTGCCTGCACGACGCAGCGCCTCTACGGCCTTGAGGCTGCTGCCGCCCGTGGAGATCAGATCCTCGATGACGAGTACGCGGCTCGCGGGGGGCAGCTCGCCCTCGATCTGGTTGCCCATGCCGTGATCCTTAGCTGCAGGACGCACGTAGACGAAGGGCAGCCCCAGGAGGTCTGCCACGAGGGCGCCCTGAGCAATAGCACCCGTAGCTACCCCGGCGATGACCTCGGGCTCGCCGAACTCCTCACGGATGGCAGCTGCCAGCTCGGTCTTGATCAGGCTGCGGACCTCGGGGTAGGAGAGGGTGACGCGGTTGTCGCAGTAGATGGGGGACTTCCAG harbors:
- the eno gene encoding phosphopyruvate hydratase is translated as MEIIKIVGREILDSRGNPTVEVDVHLASGIIGRAAVPSGASTGENEALELRDGDKDRYLGKGVLKAVENINNVIAPELYGMSALNQREIDLKMIALDGTKTKSKLGANAILGVSLAVAKAAAQYLDIPLYRYIGGTNTYVLPVPMMNIINGGSHSDAPIAFQEFMIRPVGACCFREGLRMGAEVFHALKKVLHDRGLSTAVGDEGGFAPALNGTEDAIESILKAVEKAGYVPGKDITIAMDCASSEFFKDGIYDYTKFEGEHGVKRTIDEQVAFLSELVEKYPIDSIEDGMAENDWEGWKKLTDKLGKKIQLVGDDLFVTNVEYLRRGIAEGCGNSILIKVNQIGTLTETLDAIDMAHRHGFTSVTSHRSGETEDATIADIAVATNSGQIKTGSLSRTDRMAKYNQLLRIEEELGDLAVYGYKRIK
- a CDS encoding peptidylprolyl isomerase; this encodes MLHRCLLGLAALLLSAASLLAQARPQVLVETSKGPFILELFNETPIHRDNFLRLVDSRAYEGVQFHRVIKDFMIQTGHLGTKGLNRDAPLPQDSTEGTIAGEFHPELFVHVRGALAAARQPDDINPEMRSSACQFYIVTGKYYTDFDLKEQEAGRSWKYSEEQKKQYMFEGGAAHLDGTYTVFGRLLDGWGTVDKIQRLETDNEDRPLKNVIIKRMSRYTPKAK
- a CDS encoding YitT family protein encodes the protein MPKINAKQVLTDAALILFGSFFLAVGYSLFLTPAHISPGGVYGLAMVLRELAKTLFGLDLGVGTIALFFNIPLFLLAMHGLGKWSAVKTVVTFLLVALFSDLIELWAAGKPLVEEPILCSFYGGAILGISVWMIFQAQSTCAGTDTLARVLSRMFNTKVGTLIMIIDSLIVLLGLWVFEDWKVPLYSWIAIFIYSKVVEALQPQNPHKSVFIISDRMEELREQLVGRMGVRGTFLHGKGMYTGQEREVLFIIIQRKNFQPLKNLVLELDPKAFITTADASNDTLPILI
- the cls gene encoding cardiolipin synthase, translating into MELSAWLVIAYILTILGVIATVLSENRNPLKASAWIFIVGLIPVFGLMAYIVFGQDQRRLHSISRRFYRRLMRRPQRLALPEHLLKRRQVTEEHQQIIQLLQRNSNSPLLQLESMEVYTWGYDMYEALFVDLERAEEYIHLQAYIFGADTVLDRLTELLVRKAEEGVTIRIIYDHLGSYDVPSSYWRRMREAGIQVYAFMRVAFPLLSTTVNYRNHRKIVVIDGSIGYVGGMNFAQRYLTGNQLGRWRDTHFRITGVAVAGLQSSFLSDWYTVSRKVVNMDRYFDPNALANAYSPSIQFVQGGPFTHWHVLEQAIIYLISRANRSIAIETPYFLPTENLNNALITAALAGVKVELMIPDRTDSRLTTYAANSYLAQLLEAGVEVYRYQAGFLHSKLLLIDERIASIGSANMDFRSLEHNFEIAGILYDEGMTRRLRQIFEEDKRSCLRLEAESWAQRGWRVRFAESFMRLFAPLL
- the pyrE gene encoding orotate phosphoribosyltransferase, translated to MNTTSRAQRIAEALLKVKAVKLQPDAPFTWASGWKSPIYCDNRVTLSYPEVRSLIKTELAAAIREEFGEPEVIAGVATGAIAQGALVADLLGLPFVYVRPAAKDHGMGNQIEGELPPASRVLVIEDLISTGGSSLKAVEALRRAGSEVLGMVAVYTHGFPQAEEAFAAAGLRLVTLSHYDAVIAQALATGYISPEDEALLKEWRKAPDQWTGRP
- a CDS encoding SRPBCC family protein yields the protein MSDYVSNIKTIAASRSRVYDRLSNLGGLASIQDRLPEEAREKISIEAIDNDSCAFVIPAAGRLVLRIVERSPEETIKLATDQSPIDLTIWIQLLEPAPGDTRLRLTLRADLNFFLKKMIGGKLQEGVDKLADMLAMIPYNY